The following coding sequences are from one Panicum hallii strain FIL2 chromosome 5, PHallii_v3.1, whole genome shotgun sequence window:
- the LOC112893141 gene encoding amino-acid permease BAT1 homolog, with translation MAVSRRSLELPPADPDRARLHQLGYKQELRRGLSVLSNFALSFSIISVMMGVTITFNTGLRYGGPVSMTLGWFAVTLFNGCVALSMAEICSAYPTSGGLYYWSAKLAGKDWAPLASWVTGWFNIVGQWAATTSIDFSLAQLVQVIVLLGTGGQNGGGYMASKYVVLAIYGAILVVHGLINSLPIQYMAWFGQLGAFWNAAGILVLVILIPAVAKERASARFIFTHFNVDDATGIQDKAYILAVGLLMSQYSVIGYDASAHMTEETKNADWSGPMGIITSVALSSVFGWIYLVALTSIMTEDIRSLLDPGNDAGGYAVAQALYTAFHRRFGTGFGGLVCLGIVAIATFLCGCACITSNSRMGYAFSRDRAMPFSRFWYRVNKQEVPFNVVWLSVAVAFVMALTSLGSQVAFQAMVSIATVGQYIAYALPIVFRVTTARRSFVPGPFHLGKYGLLVGWVAVTWVALVTVLFSLPVAYPVAEDNFNYTAALVGGVLLLSVGAWVLHARFWFQGPITNVDL, from the exons ATGGCCGTGTCCCGCCGCTCCCTGGAGCTGCCGCCGGCGGATCCGGACCGCGCCCGGCTGCACCAGCTGGGCTACAAGCAGGAGCTCAGGCGCGGCCTCTC CGTTCTCTCCAACTTCGCCCTGTCCTTCTCGATCATCTCCGTGATGATGGGCGTGACGATAACATTCAACACGGGCCTGCGCTACGGCGGCCCGGTGTCCATGACGCTCGGGTGGTTCGCGGTGACCTTGTTCAACGGCTGCGTCGCGCTGTCCATGGCGGAGATCTGCTCGGCGTACCCGACCTCTGGCGGGCTCTACTACTGGAGCGCCAAGCTCGCCGGCAAGGACTGGGCGCCCCTCGCTTCCTGGGTCACGGGATG GTTCAACATCGTGGGACAG TGGGCTGCTACCACGAGCATCGACTTCTCCTTGGCGCAGCTTGTGCAAGTGATCGTCCTGCTTGGCACCGGGGGACAGAACGGTGGCGGCTACATGGCCTCCAAGTATGTCGTACTGGCCATCTATGGTGCCATCCTTGTCGTACACGGGCTGATCAACAGCCTCCCTATCCAATACATGGCATGGTTTGGCCAGCTTGGAGCATTTTGGAATGCAGCAG GCATACTTGTTCTGGTCATCTTGATTCCAGCAGTTGCTAAGGAGAGAGCAAGTGCGAGGTTTATCTTCACCCATTTCAACGTAGACGATGCCACAGGGATCCAAGACAAGGCTTACATTCTAGCTGTGGGGCTGCTAATGAGCCAGTACTCTGTTATTGGCTACGATGCATCCGCACATATG ACAGAGGAGACGAAGAACGCTGACTGGAGCGGCCCAATGGGGATCATAACTTCTGTTGCTCTGTCCAGCGTGTTCGGGTGGATCTACCTGGTGGCCCTGACGTCGATCATGACGGAGGACATCCGGTCCCTCCTGGACCCCGGCAACGACGCCGGCGGGTACGCCGTCGCGCAGGCTCTCTACACCGCCTTCCACAGGAGGTTCGGCACCGGCTTCGGAGGGCTCGTCTGCTTGGGAATCGTTGCAATCGCCACCTTCCTCTGCGGCTGTGCGTGCATAACTAGCAACTCAAG GATGGGGTACGCCTTCTCCAGGGACCGTGCGATGCCATTCTCGCGCTTCTGGTACCGGGTGAACAAGCAGGAGGTCCCCTTCAACGTTGTCTGGCTCTCCGTGGCCGTGGCGTTCGTCATGGCGCTCACG TCACTGGGGAGccaggtggcattccaggccATGGTCTCCATCGCCACCGTCGGGCAGTACATCGCCTACGCGCTGCCCATCGTCTTCCGTGTGACCACCGCCCGGAGATCCTTCGTTCCGGGGCCGTTCCACCTCGGGAAATATGGCCTCCTCGTCGGCTGGGTCGCCGTCACCTGGGTGGCCCTCGTCACCGTGCTCTTCTCCCTGCCCGTGGCGTACCCCGTCGCGGAGGACAACTTCAACTACACGGCGGCCCTCGTCGGCGGCGTGCTGTTGCTCAGCGTCGGCGCCTGGGTGCTCCACGCCCGGTTCTGGTTCCAAGGGCCCATCACCAATGTTGACCTGTAA